One Maledivibacter sp. DNA window includes the following coding sequences:
- a CDS encoding CapA family protein has product MKKYFLVIALFIVLIIGVMGKVYYSREIILCAVGDILLDRGVGDRIDDDYDYPYRKVKHVFEGADITFGNLECPITTEGTPALKKSILLFKANPESTPAIKETGFDILNLANNHTMDYDTKGIINTMNILKDFNIDFIGAGHNYNEGRKPFYIKKNGCKVGFLGYSVFPPEGYISFIDRPDVAKVDFDTLGDEIKSAKKNCDFLIVSFHWGKEYEFYPGSMQKDIAHTVIDSGGDLVLGHHPHVLQGVERYKEGLIFYSLGNFIFDRQIPNGTDETIIVKLKIKDERAEAQLIPIRIKNCQPCVAHKSDAEYILKRLKLYSEGMNTNIHINHGIGYIK; this is encoded by the coding sequence ATGAAAAAGTATTTTTTAGTGATAGCATTATTTATAGTATTAATAATTGGGGTAATGGGTAAAGTCTATTACTCTAGGGAAATAATCCTATGTGCTGTTGGAGATATACTTTTGGATAGGGGGGTAGGGGATAGGATCGATGATGATTATGATTATCCCTATAGAAAAGTAAAACATGTATTTGAAGGAGCCGATATTACCTTTGGAAATTTAGAGTGTCCCATAACTACTGAGGGGACTCCTGCTTTGAAGAAATCCATACTTTTATTTAAAGCCAATCCAGAAAGCACGCCTGCCATCAAAGAGACTGGTTTTGATATATTGAATTTAGCTAATAATCATACCATGGATTATGATACCAAGGGCATAATAAACACAATGAATATACTCAAGGACTTTAATATTGATTTTATTGGGGCCGGACATAATTATAATGAAGGAAGAAAGCCATTTTATATCAAAAAAAATGGTTGCAAGGTCGGCTTTCTTGGATATTCAGTTTTTCCTCCGGAAGGATATATAAGCTTTATTGATAGACCCGATGTTGCAAAGGTTGATTTTGATACCCTAGGGGATGAGATAAAATCTGCAAAAAAGAACTGTGATTTTTTGATTGTATCCTTCCATTGGGGTAAGGAATATGAGTTTTATCCAGGTAGTATGCAAAAAGATATTGCCCATACAGTAATAGATAGTGGAGGGGATTTGGTGCTAGGACACCATCCCCACGTACTTCAAGGAGTAGAAAGGTATAAGGAGGGACTCATATTTTATAGCCTTGGAAACTTTATATTTGATAGACAAATACCAAATGGTACCGATGAAACCATAATAGTCAAATTGAAAATTAAGGATGAAAGGGCAGAAGCACAGCTGATACCCATAAGGATAAAAAATTGTCAACCCTGTGTAGCCCATAAAAGTGATGCTGAATATATCTTAAAAAGATTAAAACTGTACTCGGAGGGAATGAATACCAATATTCATATAAACCATGGCATAGGCTATATAAAATAA
- a CDS encoding DUF3160 domain-containing protein, protein MQRKKIFIYFLCFIYAFVVMFGAVGCSTNTEVNDTKIEEEQQIKSPDKVEASKPKSTQDKDSIGSNNESEKSDIEDEAAKNNMPIETVQPIEEEMKVEEVNFSSEKERKVIDIPYEPSKIEAELKPYTINEDLSNIVNLGSFGEFAPEQKKLIAKNGFVVNPAKDEQLFYIYEKNEYKKVPSFITTDSVLQVYHIFYDYSLRVLEQEKLLAFSEELTESMLSKSIYLFDKITSKEIKQAQLMNIAYFGTATLCLEKDLPEDMPKEAKEMALAEYELIKEQSGFKQSKIFPYKLDYSQYKPRGHYTRNHDFERYFEAMMWYGQVPFPLYKIDENNNKVRNLEQTFQALLITYSVFLDNHRTEDITLWENIYDPTAFYVGTADDLNIYQYKDMLIKVYGEKPDINALNDKEKLDQLYLEAEKLAEPKIKPKYTSVDTPVGKQFRLMGQRYIPDSEIIQKLVEPMKRPIPSGLDVMGVLGSDRAYDIQINHYHEDQKSDSYIDTFNKLKAEFNLLSDAKWHGNMYYGWLWTLKGLLKEFGEGYPSFMTNEAWTDKSLSTALGSWSELKHDTILYGKQSGVECGGGEEPPQVKGYVEPNIEVYEKLLWLTKYSRANLKEKEILVESMESKMQRFEDILQFLINCSHKELRNEELSSEEYYQLLVYGGLLEYLTSSFAGDGMRWYEITSETDKNMAVIADIHTMAPNDFSEGGYFEVGVGPAYEIYVVVPIGEELYLTRGAVFSYFEFDSKIRLTDEEWQKTIKENTMPQRPDWMDSFIKGGKEEIPTPANPYSTGC, encoded by the coding sequence TTGCAAAGAAAGAAGATATTTATTTATTTCTTATGTTTTATTTATGCTTTTGTAGTCATGTTTGGGGCCGTAGGCTGCAGTACTAATACAGAGGTCAATGATACTAAGATTGAAGAGGAGCAACAAATAAAAAGTCCAGATAAAGTAGAAGCTTCTAAGCCAAAATCAACACAGGATAAGGATAGTATAGGAAGCAACAATGAAAGTGAAAAAAGTGATATTGAAGATGAAGCCGCTAAGAACAATATGCCTATTGAGACAGTACAACCTATTGAGGAAGAAATGAAAGTAGAAGAGGTTAATTTTTCGTCGGAGAAAGAAAGGAAAGTTATTGATATTCCCTATGAACCCAGTAAAATTGAGGCGGAGTTAAAACCCTATACCATTAATGAAGATCTATCAAATATAGTTAATCTAGGAAGCTTTGGAGAATTTGCTCCAGAGCAAAAAAAGCTTATTGCAAAGAATGGCTTTGTAGTCAATCCTGCAAAGGATGAGCAGCTTTTCTATATATATGAAAAAAATGAATATAAAAAGGTCCCCAGCTTTATAACCACTGATTCTGTGCTTCAAGTATATCATATATTCTATGATTATTCCTTGAGGGTTCTTGAACAAGAAAAATTATTGGCATTTTCCGAAGAGTTAACTGAAAGCATGTTAAGTAAGTCAATATATTTATTCGACAAAATAACCAGTAAAGAAATAAAGCAGGCTCAGCTAATGAATATAGCTTATTTTGGCACAGCGACACTTTGTCTTGAGAAGGACTTACCTGAGGATATGCCAAAGGAAGCAAAGGAAATGGCTTTAGCTGAGTATGAATTGATTAAAGAGCAAAGTGGCTTTAAGCAGTCGAAGATATTTCCCTATAAGCTTGATTATAGTCAATATAAACCAAGGGGACATTATACTAGGAATCATGATTTTGAAAGATATTTTGAGGCTATGATGTGGTATGGTCAAGTACCCTTTCCACTTTATAAAATTGATGAGAATAACAATAAAGTAAGAAACCTAGAGCAAACATTTCAAGCCCTACTGATTACCTATAGTGTATTTCTTGATAACCATAGGACAGAAGACATTACATTATGGGAAAATATATACGATCCAACGGCATTTTATGTAGGAACTGCAGATGATCTTAACATATATCAATACAAGGATATGCTTATTAAGGTGTATGGAGAAAAGCCCGATATAAATGCACTAAATGATAAGGAAAAGCTAGATCAGTTATATTTAGAAGCTGAAAAACTAGCAGAGCCTAAAATAAAACCTAAATATACCTCTGTGGATACCCCTGTAGGAAAACAGTTCAGACTAATGGGTCAGAGGTACATACCAGATTCAGAAATTATTCAAAAGCTAGTAGAGCCTATGAAGAGACCTATCCCCTCGGGATTGGATGTAATGGGAGTTTTAGGCTCCGATAGAGCATATGATATACAGATAAATCATTATCATGAGGATCAAAAGTCAGATAGTTATATAGATACCTTTAATAAATTAAAGGCAGAATTTAATTTGTTGAGTGACGCAAAGTGGCACGGTAACATGTACTATGGATGGCTATGGACACTTAAGGGACTATTAAAAGAGTTTGGAGAAGGTTACCCTTCCTTTATGACCAATGAAGCATGGACCGATAAATCCTTAAGTACAGCCCTTGGTAGCTGGTCAGAGCTAAAGCATGATACCATACTATACGGAAAACAAAGTGGGGTAGAGTGTGGTGGGGGAGAAGAACCACCCCAGGTTAAGGGCTATGTTGAACCTAATATAGAGGTCTATGAAAAGCTATTGTGGTTAACTAAATATTCTAGGGCAAACCTAAAGGAAAAAGAAATACTTGTAGAAAGTATGGAAAGTAAGATGCAAAGATTTGAAGATATTCTTCAATTTTTAATTAATTGTTCCCATAAGGAACTGAGAAACGAAGAGCTTTCTTCTGAGGAATATTATCAGCTTTTGGTTTATGGAGGGCTTTTAGAGTATCTTACAAGCTCATTTGCAGGAGATGGTATGAGATGGTATGAGATAACCTCTGAAACCGATAAAAATATGGCCGTAATAGCTGATATTCATACGATGGCACCAAATGATTTCAGTGAAGGGGGATATTTTGAAGTAGGTGTTGGGCCTGCCTACGAGATTTATGTTGTTGTTCCCATAGGAGAGGAGTTATATCTCACTAGGGGTGCAGTATTTAGTTACTTTGAATTTGATTCGAAAATCAGGCTTACCGATGAAGAATGGCAGAAGACAATTAAAGAAAATACAATGCCCCAGCGTCCAGATTGGATGGATAGTTTTATTAAGGGGGGTAAGGAAGAAATTCCTACTCCAGCAAATCCATATAGCACGGGATGTTAG
- a CDS encoding M3 family oligoendopeptidase, which translates to MLKFEDYKYERPDMEKLEGKLGELLEKFNKAESFEAQDQIMKDINSLRNDFETMANLVHIRHTVDTTDEFYEKENDFIDEAMPIYEGMISKYYTSLVNSRFRKDLEEKWDKQLFILAEMQLKTFSPEIIPDLQEENKLASQYTKLRASAKIMFEGQERNLSQLEPFMQSKDREMRKNAYEAMTAFYVENEDKFDQIYDGLVKVRHRIAKKLGYNNFVELGYTRMMRSDYDPQMVSNYRRQVLENIVPVDTELRERQLRRLGLDSLKYYDEKLEFLSGNAIPKGEPDWIIENGRRMYKELSSETHEFFTYMVDHGLLDLVSKKGKAGGGYCTYISNYKSPFIFSNFNGTSGDVDVLTHEAGHAFQVYSSRDFEIPEYYWATYESSEIHSMSMEFFAWPWMELFFKEDENKYKFSHLSGALLFIPYGILVDEFQHFVYENPEITPMERKSAWREIEKKYLPHRDYEDNDFLNRGGFWFKQGHIFKDPFYYIDYTLAQICAIEFWNKSRENREEAWEDYLRLCKAGGSKSFLKLVELANLTSPFKDGCIKSVIEPVKEWLDGVDDKKL; encoded by the coding sequence ATGTTGAAATTTGAAGATTATAAATATGAAAGACCTGACATGGAAAAGCTTGAAGGCAAGCTAGGAGAGCTACTTGAAAAATTTAATAAAGCCGAGTCCTTTGAAGCCCAAGACCAGATAATGAAGGATATAAACTCACTTAGAAATGATTTTGAAACAATGGCTAATCTAGTACATATTAGACATACGGTAGATACAACCGATGAATTTTATGAAAAGGAAAATGATTTTATAGATGAAGCCATGCCCATATATGAGGGTATGATTTCAAAATACTATACTTCATTAGTAAATTCTAGGTTTAGAAAAGACCTTGAAGAAAAATGGGATAAACAGCTGTTTATATTAGCTGAGATGCAGTTAAAGACCTTTTCTCCAGAGATAATTCCAGATTTACAGGAAGAAAATAAGTTAGCTAGTCAATATACTAAGCTAAGGGCTTCTGCTAAAATAATGTTTGAGGGACAGGAAAGAAATTTATCTCAGCTAGAACCATTCATGCAATCCAAGGACAGAGAAATGAGAAAAAATGCATATGAGGCCATGACAGCTTTCTATGTAGAAAATGAGGATAAGTTTGATCAAATATATGATGGACTAGTTAAGGTAAGACATAGAATAGCAAAAAAACTGGGATATAATAACTTCGTAGAGCTGGGTTATACACGCATGATGAGATCAGATTATGATCCTCAAATGGTTTCAAACTATAGAAGACAAGTATTAGAAAATATTGTTCCAGTAGATACAGAGCTTAGAGAAAGACAGCTAAGAAGGCTAGGGTTAGATAGCTTAAAATATTATGATGAAAAATTAGAGTTTTTGAGCGGAAATGCTATTCCAAAGGGAGAACCCGATTGGATTATTGAAAATGGTAGAAGGATGTATAAAGAGCTATCCTCTGAAACCCATGAATTCTTCACATATATGGTAGATCATGGACTTTTAGATCTTGTGAGCAAAAAAGGAAAAGCCGGTGGAGGGTATTGTACCTATATAAGCAATTATAAATCTCCATTTATATTTTCAAATTTCAATGGAACATCTGGGGATGTAGATGTACTAACCCACGAAGCAGGCCATGCCTTTCAAGTATATTCAAGTAGAGATTTTGAGATTCCAGAATACTACTGGGCAACATATGAATCCAGTGAGATACACTCAATGAGCATGGAATTCTTTGCTTGGCCTTGGATGGAACTTTTCTTCAAAGAAGATGAAAACAAATATAAGTTTTCCCATTTAAGTGGTGCATTATTATTTATACCATATGGAATTTTAGTCGATGAATTCCAGCACTTTGTTTATGAAAATCCAGAGATTACTCCTATGGAAAGAAAGAGTGCATGGAGAGAAATAGAGAAAAAATATTTACCCCATAGGGATTATGAGGATAATGATTTCTTAAATAGGGGAGGTTTCTGGTTTAAGCAAGGTCATATTTTTAAAGATCCTTTCTATTATATAGATTATACACTAGCTCAGATTTGTGCTATAGAGTTTTGGAATAAGTCTAGAGAAAACAGGGAGGAAGCCTGGGAGGACTATTTAAGATTATGTAAAGCAGGGGGAAGTAAATCCTTCCTAAAATTAGTAGAGCTTGCGAATCTAACCAGTCCCTTCAAGGATGGCTGTATCAAGTCCGTTATTGAGCCAGTTAAGGAATGGCTAGATGGTGTAGACGATAAAAAATTATAA
- a CDS encoding PAS domain-containing sensor histidine kinase translates to MNYTSWMFVSGMSSALILSLVFIFLFIRDKKVYLGIIASGWSIFFIHKLLGLFSMFNYIKSIAALRNVLYLISIFIFIYGMYSFIQQSMKKAWIVAFVVGVIYIIIANSINMSYVLQNIVFVIPGSALICSAKSIIKSKKNMKIGEYIVGCDFILWGIHLITFPFLGNIVSFIPIGNFIASLIFNIFAFGNIALYFETILLRLDKSEERYKLLVELSPDAIGVVIDEEIVFANNASLKLLRTGRIEDIQGHNLKEFLYPDYIQYGQERFEQLFFTKKDQPPNEMKIKALDGTVIDVESSIALFPYKDKMGILGIARDITERKNAERLKKRIEEKTRLLKETQELDNLRNDFFANISHELRTPLNIILGSIQLFEMNNERNHEKGCLNDRKYIKVIKQNCNRLLKLVNNLIDITKIDTGFYNTNFQNHNIVSIVENITLSVVDYVANKDIELIFDTDIEEKIIACDPDKIERIILNLLSNAIKFTSVKGHILVKINDCIDNISISIRDDGVGIPKDKQELVFERFKQVENTLSRSNEGSGIGLSLVKSLVEMHRGSIAVESKYGEGTEFIISLPVRTIEEENTIDESKFSINNTLIERISIEFSDIYEA, encoded by the coding sequence ATGAATTATACATCGTGGATGTTTGTTTCTGGCATGTCTAGTGCATTGATTTTATCCTTAGTATTTATTTTTTTATTCATCAGAGATAAAAAAGTTTATTTAGGGATTATTGCTTCTGGATGGTCTATATTCTTTATTCATAAGTTATTAGGACTTTTTAGTATGTTTAATTACATAAAATCTATTGCCGCTTTAAGAAACGTTTTATATCTTATCTCTATATTTATATTTATTTATGGAATGTATTCCTTCATTCAACAGAGTATGAAAAAAGCCTGGATAGTGGCCTTTGTAGTGGGTGTGATATATATTATTATAGCAAACAGCATAAATATGTCATATGTTTTACAAAATATAGTATTTGTTATACCCGGTAGTGCCCTTATTTGCAGTGCAAAAAGTATAATTAAATCCAAGAAAAATATGAAAATAGGAGAATATATAGTAGGATGTGATTTCATTTTATGGGGTATTCATTTGATAACGTTTCCATTTTTAGGAAATATAGTATCCTTCATACCGATTGGCAACTTCATAGCTTCATTAATATTTAATATATTTGCTTTTGGTAATATAGCCTTGTACTTTGAGACAATTTTATTGAGATTAGATAAAAGTGAAGAAAGATATAAATTATTGGTGGAGCTTTCTCCAGATGCCATTGGTGTTGTAATAGATGAAGAGATTGTCTTTGCCAATAATGCATCATTAAAGCTTTTGAGAACCGGTAGAATAGAGGATATACAGGGTCATAATCTAAAAGAATTTCTATATCCTGATTATATACAATATGGGCAGGAGAGATTTGAACAATTATTTTTTACGAAGAAGGATCAACCCCCTAATGAAATGAAAATCAAGGCATTAGATGGTACGGTCATAGATGTGGAAAGCTCTATAGCTCTTTTCCCATATAAGGACAAAATGGGCATATTAGGTATAGCGAGGGATATAACCGAGCGTAAAAATGCAGAAAGGCTAAAAAAGCGTATTGAAGAAAAAACAAGACTTTTAAAGGAGACACAGGAGCTTGACAATCTAAGAAACGATTTTTTTGCGAATATATCCCATGAGCTGCGAACACCACTGAATATTATACTTGGATCAATTCAACTATTTGAAATGAACAACGAGAGAAATCATGAAAAAGGATGTTTAAATGACAGAAAATATATTAAAGTGATTAAGCAAAATTGTAATAGACTATTGAAGCTTGTAAATAATCTAATTGATATCACCAAAATTGATACTGGATTTTATAATACTAATTTTCAAAATCATAATATAGTAAGTATTGTTGAAAATATTACTTTATCAGTGGTTGATTATGTTGCCAATAAAGATATAGAGTTGATTTTTGATACCGACATTGAGGAAAAAATAATAGCCTGTGATCCCGATAAAATTGAGAGAATAATCTTGAACCTATTATCAAATGCTATAAAATTTACCAGTGTGAAGGGACATATATTAGTAAAGATTAATGATTGTATAGATAATATTAGTATTAGCATAAGGGATGATGGTGTAGGTATACCTAAGGATAAACAGGAGCTTGTCTTTGAAAGATTTAAGCAGGTAGAGAATACCCTATCACGAAGCAATGAAGGTAGTGGAATAGGATTATCTCTTGTTAAATCCTTAGTAGAAATGCATCGGGGAAGTATAGCTGTTGAAAGTAAATATGGAGAGGGAACAGAATTTATTATTAGTCTGCCTGTTAGGACAATAGAAGAGGAAAATACCATAGATGAAAGTAAGTTTTCTATAAATAATACATTAATAGAAAGAATCTCAATTGAATTTTCCGATATATATGAGGCATAG
- the gpmI gene encoding 2,3-bisphosphoglycerate-independent phosphoglycerate mutase translates to MRKPTVLMILDGYGINEKAYGNAVKAANTPNLDSYFEKYPNVKLKASGLDVGLPDGQMGNSEVGHLNIGAGRIVYQDFTRITKAVSDGDFFENRALNEAMNSVKENGSALHLWGLLSDGGVHSHITHLYALLKLAKSKGLSKVYIHCFLDGRDVPPSSAAGYIKELEQRMQEIGIGKIATVSGRYYAMDRDKRWERVKLAYDAMTLGEGERANCAVEAVEKSYAEDILDEFVKPTVILENDKPVATVSPKDSVIMFNFRPDRAREISRAFVDPAFDGFERAKGYFPVNYICMTQYDATLPNVSLAYPPQSLANTFGEYICDHGLNQLRIAETEKYAHVTFFFNGGVEEPNKGENRVLIPSPKVATYDMQPEMSAYEVTDKLMEELNKDIYDVIIVNYANPDMVGHTGVMEAAIKAVETIDECVAKVVHAVIEKGGQLAITADHGNSDEMLDEEGNVITKHSTNPVPFILINAAKEYELTEGKLADIAPTLLQLMGLSKPQEMTGNSLLLEPAYASDGETV, encoded by the coding sequence ATGAGAAAGCCAACGGTATTGATGATTTTAGATGGTTATGGAATAAATGAAAAGGCCTATGGTAATGCAGTAAAAGCAGCTAATACTCCTAATCTAGATAGTTATTTTGAAAAGTATCCTAACGTAAAGCTTAAGGCAAGTGGATTGGATGTAGGACTTCCAGATGGACAAATGGGCAACTCCGAGGTAGGACATCTTAATATTGGGGCTGGAAGAATTGTATATCAAGATTTTACACGCATAACTAAAGCCGTAAGCGATGGAGATTTTTTTGAAAATAGGGCTTTAAATGAAGCGATGAATAGTGTAAAAGAGAATGGATCAGCCCTTCATCTCTGGGGACTACTATCCGATGGAGGAGTTCACAGTCACATTACCCATCTATATGCACTATTAAAGCTTGCTAAGAGTAAGGGACTTTCAAAGGTATATATACATTGCTTCTTAGATGGTAGAGATGTACCGCCATCAAGTGCTGCTGGGTATATCAAGGAATTAGAACAAAGGATGCAGGAGATTGGTATAGGAAAAATAGCTACGGTATCGGGAAGATATTATGCAATGGATCGTGATAAAAGATGGGAAAGAGTAAAGCTTGCCTATGATGCCATGACTTTAGGTGAAGGTGAGAGGGCTAACTGTGCCGTGGAAGCTGTGGAAAAGTCCTATGCTGAGGATATACTTGATGAATTTGTAAAGCCCACCGTTATCCTAGAAAATGATAAGCCCGTAGCTACAGTTTCACCAAAGGATTCCGTAATCATGTTTAACTTTAGACCCGATAGAGCTAGGGAGATAAGTAGGGCCTTTGTAGATCCAGCCTTTGATGGCTTTGAAAGGGCCAAGGGTTATTTCCCTGTAAATTATATATGTATGACACAATACGATGCTACACTTCCAAATGTTAGTTTAGCATATCCTCCACAATCTTTAGCTAATACATTTGGAGAATATATATGTGATCATGGGCTTAACCAGCTTCGCATTGCTGAGACCGAAAAATATGCCCATGTAACATTCTTCTTCAACGGAGGTGTAGAAGAACCGAATAAAGGGGAAAATAGGGTATTGATCCCATCCCCAAAGGTTGCAACCTATGATATGCAGCCAGAAATGAGTGCCTATGAAGTAACCGATAAATTGATGGAAGAATTAAATAAGGATATATACGATGTTATAATAGTTAACTATGCTAATCCAGATATGGTAGGGCATACGGGAGTCATGGAAGCTGCTATAAAGGCTGTAGAAACAATTGATGAATGTGTAGCTAAGGTTGTTCATGCAGTAATAGAAAAGGGTGGTCAGCTTGCTATTACCGCCGATCATGGTAATTCCGATGAGATGTTGGATGAAGAAGGGAATGTTATAACTAAACACTCTACTAATCCAGTGCCATTTATATTGATTAATGCCGCTAAGGAATATGAGCTTACAGAAGGTAAGCTAGCCGATATAGCGCCAACCCTTTTACAGCTCATGGGATTATCAAAACCCCAAGAGATGACAGGTAATTCATTGTTACTAGAGCCTGCATATGCGTCGGATGGTGAAACAGTATAG
- the rsmA gene encoding 16S rRNA (adenine(1518)-N(6)/adenine(1519)-N(6))-dimethyltransferase RsmA: protein MEKLSSPKRTKEIVGKYGFRFSKSLGQNFLIDENIIYKIIRGAEITKDDIVVEVGPGIGTLTQYLAEEAKQVLAIEIDKTLIPILEETLKDYDDIEVINSDVLALDLKELIENRFGGSQIKVVANLPYYVTTPIIMKFLEEEIPVKDIVVMVQKEVADRLKAKPSTKDYGSLSVAVQYYCEPEIVTRVPRSVFIPNPNVESTVIRLKVLDNPQVNVADKKIFFNVVRASFAKRRKTLLNSLSFSDLGLNKEEIKQALEISDIDPKRRGESLTIEEFATLSNNINDILKINNIKTESL, encoded by the coding sequence ATGGAAAAGCTATCGTCGCCTAAAAGAACTAAAGAAATTGTAGGAAAATATGGCTTTAGATTTTCTAAAAGTCTAGGTCAAAATTTTTTAATAGATGAAAATATTATATATAAAATAATCCGTGGAGCTGAAATCACTAAGGATGATATAGTTGTAGAGGTTGGTCCTGGAATAGGAACCCTCACGCAGTACTTAGCCGAGGAAGCAAAACAGGTATTGGCTATAGAAATAGATAAAACTCTAATTCCTATATTGGAAGAGACCCTAAAGGATTATGATGATATTGAGGTCATTAATTCTGATGTCTTAGCCCTTGATTTGAAGGAATTGATCGAAAACAGATTTGGTGGCAGTCAGATTAAAGTTGTGGCCAACCTTCCCTACTATGTTACAACACCTATTATAATGAAATTCTTAGAAGAAGAGATTCCCGTAAAGGATATAGTAGTAATGGTACAGAAAGAGGTCGCCGATAGACTTAAGGCAAAGCCAAGTACTAAGGATTATGGTTCTCTTTCAGTGGCTGTGCAGTATTACTGTGAACCTGAGATTGTAACTAGGGTGCCTAGATCTGTATTTATCCCCAATCCAAATGTGGAATCCACAGTTATAAGGTTAAAGGTACTGGATAATCCACAGGTAAATGTTGCGGATAAAAAAATCTTTTTTAATGTGGTAAGGGCATCCTTTGCCAAAAGAAGAAAAACTCTACTAAACTCATTATCCTTTAGCGATCTTGGATTAAATAAGGAAGAGATTAAACAAGCTCTTGAGATAAGTGATATAGACCCTAAGAGAAGGGGAGAAAGCCTTACTATAGAAGAGTTTGCTACACTTTCAAATAATATTAATGATATATTAAAGATAAACAACATTAAGACTGAATCATTATAG
- the rnmV gene encoding ribonuclease M5, with protein MINEVIVVEGKDDVAAVKKAVDAEIIITHGFGITNETIKRIKFAQKRKGVIIFTDPDFAGETIRRTISSKVKGCKHAFLPRQEAIKDNDIGIENATPQSIKEALSKVRSEVNEKRNEFKKIDLIIHDLEGLPNASKRRDKLGKLLGIGYGNSKQFLNRLNNYGITREEFENAVKKI; from the coding sequence ATAATAAATGAAGTAATAGTTGTAGAAGGAAAAGATGATGTAGCGGCTGTTAAAAAAGCAGTGGATGCAGAAATAATTATTACCCATGGCTTTGGAATCACAAATGAGACCATAAAAAGGATTAAATTCGCTCAAAAGAGAAAGGGCGTAATAATTTTTACAGACCCGGATTTTGCAGGTGAAACAATCAGAAGGACTATTTCCAGTAAAGTAAAGGGCTGCAAACATGCTTTTTTGCCTAGGCAGGAGGCCATTAAGGATAATGACATAGGTATAGAAAATGCTACACCCCAAAGCATAAAAGAAGCCCTTTCAAAGGTAAGAAGTGAAGTGAATGAGAAGAGAAATGAATTTAAAAAGATTGATCTTATTATTCATGATTTAGAGGGGCTACCTAATGCTTCCAAGAGACGAGATAAACTTGGCAAGCTGCTTGGTATAGGATATGGAAATTCAAAACAATTCCTAAATAGATTGAATAACTATGGAATTACAAGAGAAGAATTTGAAAATGCTGTTAAAAAAATTTAG